The following are from one region of the Vanessa cardui chromosome 3, ilVanCard2.1, whole genome shotgun sequence genome:
- the LOC124543486 gene encoding monocarboxylate transporter 9, producing MVQRVATDERPFETPSSDESGLGRSDSPSDDSEPEAALVVPPDGGWGWVIVAASFMCNFLVDGIIFSGGMLLEPIQKEFNASGGQVAPVNSLLAGFYLLAGPFVSALANKYGFRVVTIIGSVISSAAFALSYFATSVEYLYLVYGIVGGLGFCMIYMPAVLTVGFYFERWRALATGLALCGSGVGTFVFAPLTETLIHGLGWRMTIVIHAGFVLICLVCGALFRPINPVRVTLADQQEEDTSRRHEEAVEKLNSMLKLHNKLDSGISMPSEMRFTNKVSPHTWMGVANNTRYPTAEEIFRGSNSHLSRRSSATASTLKNHGNKPFHFIAVPVAEKDEQEDSNSNIDNAEPLISESVKVVTRDARSRRSHIDLVARPFYRDDIFFGGSLARVPQYTSRTSLGYHLHVTHVPTQEDAQEEHSGKCRLCPEAVRRALATLLDVSLFRSPTFLILAVSGFFTMLGFFVPYMYVKQRAELNGVGKASSLMLVSTIGVANIIGRIACGLVSSTPKVSPLWLNNIALSAGGIATMISGLCYDDFYQFGYCAIFGLSIACFASLRSILVVEYIGLEQLTNCFGLFLLFQGFGALLGAPIAGALMDMTKSYEISFYVSGGFLLLSAVMCYPVDYISRWEKSRNKLASTPKV from the exons ATGGTCCAGCGGGTAGCTACAGATGAGCGTCCTTTCGAGACGCCCTCATCTGACGAAAGCGGTCTGGGTAGAAGCGACTCCCCCAGCGATGATTCGGAACCAGAAGCTGCACTG gTGGTACCACCAGATGGCGGTTGGGGCTGGGTCATAGTAGCTGCATCGTTCATGTGCAACTTTCTTGTTGATGGGATTATTTTTTCTGGAGGAATGCTGCTAGAACCTATTCAAAAAGAATTTAAT GCTAGCGGTGGACAAGTGGCACCAGTTAATTCTTTACTCGCTGGATTTTATCTGTTAGCTGGTCCCTTTGTTTCAGCATTAGCTAACAA ATACGGTTTCCGGGTAGTGACGATAATCGGAAGTGTGATATCGAGTGCCGCCTTCGCCCTCTCCTATTTCGCCACCAGCGTTGAGTATCTCTATCTCGTTTATGGCATCGTGGGAG GACTCGGTTTCTGCATGATATACATGCCCGCGGTGTTGACCGTCGGATTCTACTTCGAGAGATGGCGCGCTCTGGCCACAGGACTCGCTCTGTGCGGCTCCGGCGTCGGCACCTTTGTCTTCGCACCACTGACCGAGACGCTCATCCACGGCCTGGGCTGGAGGATGACTATTGTTATACACGCAG GTTTTGTTCTGATATGTCTCGTATGCGGGGCCCTGTTCAGACCGATCAATCCAGTACGAGTGACATTAGCCGATCAACAAGAAGAAGATACTTCGCGTCGTCATGAGGAAGCCGTCGAAAAGCTGAATTCGATGTTAAAACTTCACAACAAACTCGATTCTGGTATATCGATGCCATCAGAGATGAGATTTACGAACAAAGTAAGTCCGCATACTTGGATGGGCGTCGCTAACAATACACGTTACCCGAccgctgaagaaatatttagaGGAAGTAACTCCCATCTCAGCAGACGGTCATCGGCAACAGCAAGTACACTGAAGAATCATGGCAATAAGCCATTCCATTTTATTGCCGTTCCAGTCGCAGAAAAGGATGAACAAGAAGACTCTAACAGCAATATCGACAATGCTGAACCTCTGATATCTGAATCAGTTAAAGTAGTAACTAGGGATGCAAGATCTCGTCGTTCGCATATTGATTTGGTTGCGAGACCTTTTTACCGTGATGACATCTTCTTCGGCGGCAGTCTGGCAAGAGTCCCGCAATACACTTCTCGAACCTCTCTGGGTTATCATCTACACGTTACACATGTTCCCACACAAGAAGACGCTCAAGAAGAACATTCTGGCAAATGCCGACTATGTCCCGAAGCTGTGAGacgtgctttagctacattATTAGATGTCAGTCTATTTCGATCACCGACGTTTTTGATTCTCGCTGTAAGTGGATTCTTTACAATGCTGGGATTCTTCGTGCCTTACATGTACGTGAAACAAAGAGCGGAACTTAACGGAGTTGGAAAAGCGAGTAGTCTAATGCTTGTATCTACCATTGGCGTTGCTAATATCATTGGTCGTATCGCATGCGGGCTCGTCTCTTCGACACCAAAAGTATCTCCTTTGTGGTTAAACAATATAGCCCTTTCTGCTGGCGGAATCGCGACCATGATCAGTGGACTATGCTATGACGATTTCTATCAGTTCGGATATTGTGCTATCTTTGGACTTTCAATAG cgtGCTTCGCATCACTTCGTTCGATTCTCGTCGTGGAGTACATCGGACTAGAGCAGCTGACAAATTGCTTCGGGCTGTTCCTGCTGTTCCAGGGTTTCGGTGCGCTTTTGGGTGCACCAATCGCTG